A region from the Beduinella massiliensis genome encodes:
- a CDS encoding RnfABCDGE type electron transport complex subunit D translates to MQKKYTVSSSPHLRDNVSTRRVMQDVCIALIPAGLAGVWFFGLRAAILIAVSVVSAVFSEWFYCKHAKRGNPIGDFSAVVTGLLVAYNLPASAPWWLAAIGSAIAIILVKQFFGGIGQNFMNPALAARAILLASWATLMTAWVAPQGGNWMAGMGGAVDAVSSATPLQAQAGTYSLFDLFIGNCPGTLGETSKLALLIGAAYLFARRVINWRIPVTFIGTALILFWIQTGTLYSADAGTASALYQVMSGGLMLGALFMATDYSSSPVTPWGQIIFGVGCGVMLFVIRAFNSSMPEGCSYAILFMNVVAPLIERVTSPKSFGEVKSHA, encoded by the coding sequence ATGCAGAAAAAATACACCGTATCATCTTCTCCGCATCTGCGGGATAACGTATCCACGCGGCGCGTGATGCAGGACGTGTGCATCGCGCTGATCCCGGCCGGACTGGCCGGCGTGTGGTTCTTCGGTCTGCGCGCCGCGATATTGATCGCCGTTTCGGTGGTCTCGGCCGTATTTTCCGAGTGGTTCTACTGCAAGCATGCGAAGCGCGGCAACCCGATCGGCGATTTCAGCGCGGTGGTAACCGGACTGCTGGTCGCTTATAATCTGCCTGCGTCGGCTCCGTGGTGGCTGGCGGCGATTGGCTCGGCCATCGCGATCATTCTGGTGAAGCAGTTCTTCGGAGGCATCGGGCAGAACTTCATGAACCCGGCGCTCGCCGCGCGCGCGATTTTGCTCGCTTCCTGGGCGACGCTGATGACTGCATGGGTTGCGCCGCAGGGCGGCAACTGGATGGCCGGCATGGGCGGCGCGGTCGACGCGGTTTCCAGCGCGACGCCGCTGCAGGCTCAGGCGGGCACCTATTCCTTATTTGATCTCTTTATCGGCAACTGCCCCGGCACGCTGGGCGAGACCAGCAAGCTCGCGCTGCTCATCGGCGCGGCTTACCTGTTCGCCCGCCGCGTGATCAACTGGCGCATCCCGGTTACCTTTATCGGCACCGCGCTGATCCTCTTCTGGATTCAGACGGGAACCCTGTACAGCGCGGACGCGGGCACCGCTTCCGCTCTCTATCAGGTGATGAGCGGCGGCTTGATGCTGGGCGCGCTGTTCATGGCGACGGATTATTCCTCCTCGCCGGTAACTCCTTGGGGTCAGATCATCTTCGGCGTCGGCTGCGGCGTGATGCTTTTTGTCATCCGCGCGTTCAACAGCTCCATGCCGGAGGGCTGCTCCTACGCGATTCTGTTCATGAACGTCGTCGCGCCGCTGATCGAGCGCGTGACGTCGCCGAAATCCTTCGGGGAGGTGAAGAGCCATGCGTGA
- a CDS encoding FMN-binding protein has translation MRDVLKLGLRLFVFTLVAALALAGTNAITSGPIAQQELAASQGAQRAVLPEAEIFEEQEIQAAPEYDQITALYAGKAGDTTVGYVMTAAPQGYGGPVPITLGIGADGSIHGISVGDLQETAGLGMKVGEEPFKSQFPGLAADPEEIDTKVQAISGASVTSKPFIAAVRQMVAYSKDVLGVEPNAAVPALEGEDLDRKGYVEAAEAFGALDVMSLIGDYGTIKSVYEGTVGDDAVGYVFDLSSKGFADQIGLRMGITSEGVISKVVMTENNETEGYGSRTTDPDFCAQFDGKAATAEGYLDGVEALSGATVSSKAVFKAVGQAVDFYNSYLIPQEEPEGTGDVYEVNGFGPMKVAVSVEDGKITSFEVVEHNETPGFGADVIEKGFESLIGQDIATASFDAVSGATMTSNAINDALKQAAEKNGGAAGTGDVYEVSGFGPMKVAVAVEDGKITSFEVVEHNETPGFGADVIEKGFESLIGQDIATASFDAVSGATMTSNAINDALKQAAEKNGAAAPATAPEAAAADEPASVGDVYEVVGFQPMKVAVSVEDGKITSFEVVEHNETPGFGADVIEKGFESLIGQDIATASFDAVSGATMTSNAINDALKQAAEKNGAAAPASAPEAAAADEPAVVGDVYEVAGFQPMKVAVLVEDGKITSFEVVEHNETPGFGADVIEKGFESLIGQDIATASFDAVSGATMTSNAINDALKQAAEKNGATAPASAPEAAAADEPAVVGDVYEVNGFQPMKVAVSVEDGKITSFEVVEHNETPGFGADVIEKGFESLIGQDIATASFDAVSGATMTSNAINDALKQAAEKNGAAAPASAPGASAADEPATVGNVYEVNGFQPMKVAVSVEDGKITSFEVVEHNETPGFGADVIEKGFEGLIGQEIGTASFDAVSGATMTSNAINDALKLAAEEVQE, from the coding sequence ATGCGTGACGTGTTGAAGCTGGGCCTCAGGCTCTTCGTCTTTACGTTGGTGGCTGCGCTCGCGCTGGCGGGTACGAACGCCATCACCTCCGGCCCGATCGCGCAGCAGGAACTGGCCGCGAGCCAGGGCGCGCAGCGCGCGGTGCTGCCGGAAGCGGAGATTTTCGAGGAGCAGGAGATTCAGGCTGCTCCTGAATACGACCAAATCACCGCGCTGTATGCCGGCAAGGCCGGCGATACGACCGTCGGCTACGTGATGACGGCGGCTCCGCAGGGCTACGGTGGACCGGTGCCGATCACGCTGGGCATCGGCGCAGACGGTTCCATCCACGGCATCTCCGTCGGCGATCTGCAAGAGACCGCTGGTCTAGGCATGAAGGTGGGCGAGGAACCCTTTAAGAGCCAGTTCCCGGGTCTGGCCGCCGATCCGGAAGAGATCGACACCAAGGTGCAGGCCATCTCGGGCGCGTCGGTTACCTCCAAGCCGTTTATTGCGGCGGTGCGCCAGATGGTGGCGTATTCCAAGGATGTACTCGGCGTGGAGCCGAATGCGGCCGTGCCCGCGCTGGAAGGCGAGGACCTTGACCGCAAGGGCTATGTGGAAGCCGCCGAGGCGTTTGGTGCGCTGGATGTGATGAGCCTTATCGGCGATTACGGCACGATCAAGTCCGTCTATGAGGGCACGGTGGGCGACGACGCAGTCGGCTACGTGTTCGATCTTTCCTCCAAGGGCTTTGCGGATCAGATTGGCCTGCGCATGGGCATCACGTCGGAAGGTGTAATCTCTAAAGTCGTCATGACCGAAAACAACGAGACCGAGGGCTACGGCTCCAGGACGACCGACCCGGATTTCTGTGCGCAGTTCGACGGCAAGGCTGCGACGGCAGAAGGCTACCTGGACGGTGTCGAGGCGCTTTCCGGTGCGACGGTTTCGTCCAAGGCGGTCTTCAAGGCCGTTGGCCAGGCGGTTGACTTCTATAACAGCTATCTGATTCCTCAGGAAGAGCCGGAAGGTACCGGCGACGTATACGAAGTAAACGGCTTTGGGCCGATGAAGGTTGCGGTTTCGGTCGAGGACGGCAAGATCACCTCGTTTGAGGTGGTGGAGCACAACGAGACGCCGGGCTTCGGCGCGGACGTGATCGAAAAGGGCTTCGAGAGCCTGATCGGACAGGACATCGCGACGGCGAGCTTCGACGCGGTATCCGGCGCGACGATGACCTCAAATGCCATCAATGACGCGCTCAAGCAGGCTGCTGAGAAGAACGGCGGCGCAGCAGGAACGGGCGACGTATACGAGGTAAGTGGCTTTGGGCCGATGAAGGTCGCGGTTGCGGTCGAGGACGGCAAGATCACCTCGTTTGAGGTGGTGGAGCACAATGAGACACCGGGTTTCGGCGCGGACGTGATCGAGAAGGGCTTTGAGAGCCTGATCGGACAGGACATCGCGACGGCGAGCTTCGACGCGGTATCCGGCGCGACGATGACCTCAAATGCCATCAACGACGCGCTCAAGCAGGCTGCCGAGAAGAACGGCGCTGCAGCTCCGGCCACCGCGCCGGAAGCTGCCGCTGCGGACGAGCCCGCCTCTGTTGGCGACGTGTACGAAGTAGTGGGCTTTCAGCCGATGAAGGTCGCGGTTTCGGTCGAGGACGGCAAGATCACCTCGTTTGAGGTGGTGGAGCACAACGAGACGCCGGGCTTTGGCGCAGACGTGATCGAGAAGGGCTTTGAGAGCCTGATCGGGCAGGACATCGCGACGGCGAGCTTCGACGCGGTATCCGGCGCGACGATGACCTCAAATGCCATCAACGACGCGCTCAAGCAAGCCGCCGAGAAGAACGGCGCTGCAGCCCCGGCCTCCGCGCCGGAAGCTGCCGCTGCGGACGAGCCCGCCGTTGTTGGCGACGTGTACGAAGTAGCGGGCTTTCAGCCGATGAAGGTTGCGGTTTTGGTCGAGGACGGCAAGATCACCTCGTTTGAGGTGGTGGAGCACAACGAGACGCCGGGCTTCGGCGCAGACGTGATCGAGAAGGGCTTTGAGAGCCTGATCGGACAGGACATCGCGACGGCAAGCTTCGACGCGGTATCCGGCGCGACGATGACCTCAAATGCCATCAACGACGCGCTCAAGCAGGCTGCCGAGAAGAACGGCGCTACAGCCCCGGCCTCCGCGCCGGAAGCTGCCGCTGCGGACGAGCCCGCCGTTGTTGGCGACGTGTACGAAGTAAACGGCTTTCAGCCGATGAAGGTCGCGGTTTCGGTCGAGGACGGCAAGATCACTTCGTTTGAGGTGGTGGAGCACAACGAGACGCCGGGCTTCGGCGCGGACGTGATCGAGAAGGGCTTCGAGAGCCTGATCGGACAGGACATCGCGACGGCGAGCTTCGACGCGGTATCCGGCGCGACGATGACCTCGAATGCCATCAACGACGCGCTCAAGCAGGCTGCTGAGAAGAACGGCGCTGCAGCCCCGGCCTCCGCGCCGGGAGCTTCCGCTGCGGATGAGCCCGCGACTGTTGGCAACGTGTACGAAGTAAACGGCTTTCAGCCGATGAAGGTCGCGGTTTCGGTCGAAGACGGCAAGATTACCTCGTTTGAGGTGGTGGAGCACAACGAGACGCCGGGTTTCGGCGCGGACGTGATCGAGAAGGGCTTTGAGGGCCTAATTGGTCAGGAAATTGGGACCGCCTCTTTCGATGCGGTGTCGGGCGCGACGATGACCTCGAACGCCATCAACGACGCGCTGAAGCTGGCGGCTGAGGAGGTGCAGGAATGA
- the rsxE gene encoding electron transport complex subunit RsxE: protein MKNLRKIFMNGILDENPTFRLVLGMCPTLAITTAASNGIGMGLAVTFVLVFSNLVISLLRNAIPEKIRIPAFVVIIATFVTIVQLVVKAFLPALDKSLGMFIPLIVVNCIIFARAEAFAFKNPPVASMADGLGMGLGFTLAITLLSSIRELLGNGTIFGVSVLGASFQPMAIMTAPPGGFIALGILLAIVNAFTNRKKKTA from the coding sequence ATGAAGAACCTACGTAAAATCTTCATGAACGGCATTTTGGATGAAAACCCGACGTTCCGCCTGGTGCTGGGCATGTGCCCGACGCTGGCGATTACGACGGCCGCGTCCAACGGCATCGGTATGGGCTTGGCGGTTACGTTCGTCTTGGTCTTCTCCAATCTGGTCATTTCGCTGCTCAGAAACGCGATTCCGGAAAAAATCCGCATTCCTGCGTTCGTCGTCATCATTGCGACGTTCGTTACCATCGTGCAGCTGGTCGTAAAGGCGTTCCTGCCGGCGCTGGATAAGTCGCTGGGCATGTTCATCCCGCTGATCGTCGTCAACTGCATCATCTTCGCCCGTGCGGAAGCGTTCGCCTTTAAGAACCCGCCGGTCGCCTCCATGGCGGACGGTCTGGGCATGGGGCTGGGCTTTACTCTGGCGATCACCCTTCTTTCCTCCATTCGCGAGCTGCTCGGCAACGGCACGATCTTCGGTGTTTCCGTGCTTGGGGCGAGCTTTCAGCCGATGGCGATCATGACGGCTCCTCCGGGAGGATTCATCGCGCTGGGCATTCTGCTGGCGATCGTCAACGCGTTCACCAACCGCAAAAAGAAGACTGCGTAA
- the rsxA gene encoding electron transport complex subunit RsxA, with protein sequence MGNILTILIGGILVNNFVMSRFLGICPFLGVSKKIETAFGMGMAVTFVMALASLVTYLVQYYLLVPFQLEYLQTIAFILVIAVLVQIVEMALKKISPSLYQALGVYLPLITTNCAVMGVALLNMTEGYNLIESVVNGVAGALGFTLAIVLFAGIRERLAVSDMPKWMDGFPGALITAGLMAVSFLGFTGLI encoded by the coding sequence ATGGGCAATATCTTAACGATCTTGATCGGAGGTATTCTGGTCAACAACTTCGTCATGTCCCGCTTCCTGGGCATTTGCCCGTTCCTGGGCGTCTCCAAGAAAATTGAGACGGCTTTCGGCATGGGCATGGCGGTTACGTTCGTCATGGCGCTGGCCTCTTTGGTGACGTATCTTGTGCAGTACTACCTGCTGGTTCCTTTCCAGCTCGAATACCTGCAGACCATCGCGTTCATCCTCGTCATCGCCGTGTTGGTGCAGATCGTGGAAATGGCGCTCAAGAAGATCAGCCCCAGCCTGTATCAGGCCCTGGGCGTCTATCTGCCGCTGATCACCACCAACTGCGCCGTCATGGGCGTCGCCCTATTGAACATGACCGAAGGCTACAACCTGATCGAGTCCGTCGTCAACGGTGTTGCGGGCGCGCTCGGCTTCACGCTGGCCATCGTGCTGTTCGCGGGCATCCGCGAGCGTCTGGCAGTCAGCGACATGCCTAAGTGGATGGATGGTTTCCCGGGCGCGCTGATCACCGCCGGCCTGATGGCGGTATCGTTCCTGGGCTTTACCGGCCTGATTTAA
- a CDS encoding RnfABCDGE type electron transport complex subunit B produces the protein MDLTSILIAALVLGGLGLIFGALLAVTGKVFAVPSNPKADALRECLPGANCGACGFPGCDGYAAAVADGKAEVGKCPVGGASVAEKMGEIMGVSVDAGARRVASLNCQGSVGHCKPKYEYNGIEDCLAASLVADGNKSCPYACLGLGTCERACPFDAIHVDPIRKLAVVDEEKCQGCEKCVAVCPKHVLSMKPVDRKVSVVCSSHDKAKDVKERCKVGCIGCTKCEKVCKFGAITMENNLPVIDYTKCVGCMMCAESCPTGALWGDLENRFTAEIDPDACVGCTLCKKQCEFDAILGELKQKHKVLDACTGCGKCAVKCPKKAISMRERHTPRDAMATATKLAPKKAE, from the coding sequence ATGGATTTGACTTCGATTTTGATTGCCGCGCTGGTTCTCGGCGGATTGGGCCTGATCTTCGGCGCTCTGCTCGCCGTGACCGGCAAGGTGTTCGCGGTGCCCTCCAACCCCAAGGCGGATGCGCTGCGCGAATGCCTGCCGGGCGCGAATTGCGGTGCATGCGGTTTTCCCGGCTGTGACGGTTACGCCGCCGCGGTTGCCGATGGCAAGGCCGAGGTGGGCAAGTGCCCCGTCGGCGGCGCGTCGGTAGCTGAAAAGATGGGGGAGATCATGGGCGTGTCCGTCGATGCGGGCGCGCGTAGGGTAGCTTCTTTGAACTGCCAGGGCAGCGTAGGCCATTGCAAGCCCAAGTATGAGTACAACGGTATCGAGGATTGCCTTGCGGCATCTCTCGTCGCGGACGGCAACAAGTCCTGTCCGTACGCCTGTCTGGGCCTGGGCACGTGCGAACGTGCCTGCCCGTTTGACGCGATTCATGTCGACCCGATCCGTAAGCTTGCAGTCGTGGACGAGGAAAAGTGCCAGGGCTGTGAGAAGTGCGTGGCGGTTTGTCCCAAGCACGTGCTCTCCATGAAGCCCGTGGATCGCAAGGTATCCGTGGTTTGCAGCTCGCACGACAAGGCGAAGGACGTCAAGGAGCGCTGCAAGGTCGGCTGCATTGGCTGCACCAAGTGTGAAAAGGTCTGCAAGTTCGGCGCGATCACGATGGAAAATAACTTGCCTGTGATCGACTACACGAAGTGCGTCGGCTGCATGATGTGCGCGGAAAGCTGCCCGACGGGCGCTCTCTGGGGAGATCTGGAGAACCGCTTCACCGCAGAAATCGACCCGGATGCTTGCGTCGGCTGTACGCTTTGCAAAAAGCAGTGCGAGTTTGACGCGATTCTGGGCGAGCTCAAGCAAAAGCACAAGGTGTTGGATGCGTGCACAGGCTGCGGCAAGTGCGCAGTCAAGTGCCCGAAGAAGGCCATCTCGATGCGTGAGCGCCATACGCCGCGCGATGCGATGGCGACAGCCACCAAACTGGCGCCTAAGAAGGCCGAATAA
- a CDS encoding transposase, with the protein MQFLLILDGHKPPDHTTIARFRSGKKTGKAIQHLFEQYVNLLERKGETNHEVVFIDGTKIESKANRYTFVWRKRVERELKKTKEKLKKYRTEEHGYTTMKKAQAYLDELNREIAQANIEVKKGRGHHKPTIVRLRDEVQELVRRWMDYEEKLKTLGDGRNSFSKTDPDATFMHMKEDHMRNGQLKPGYNVQFAVNSEYITGIGVFSARTDYSTLSILLKTMEEWQKAIYKRVCLDSGYESLLNYRHLAGNKQLAYIKPNNYEAIKEKKFKAQIGRRENMAYYEPGDYFLCKAGRMLVRISTTTEKEKDGSLKELAHYRCEDCCACPHRAACCKAKDPEKQKELVVCWEMEHLRKASLERITSEEGKLLRVNRSIQAEGSFGQLKHNRNFKRFLTGGHIKVMTELCLLALSQNIRKHISKCNAQRQKTHLLRPKALLKF; encoded by the coding sequence GTGCAGTTTTTGCTGATCCTGGACGGACATAAGCCGCCGGATCACACGACCATCGCCAGATTCCGAAGCGGGAAAAAGACAGGAAAAGCGATTCAGCATCTGTTTGAGCAGTATGTCAATCTGCTGGAACGAAAGGGCGAAACGAATCACGAAGTAGTGTTCATAGACGGGACAAAGATCGAGAGCAAAGCGAATCGATATACGTTCGTGTGGCGAAAAAGAGTAGAACGGGAACTGAAGAAAACCAAAGAGAAGCTGAAAAAATACCGAACGGAAGAACATGGATACACGACGATGAAAAAGGCACAGGCATATTTGGATGAATTGAATCGGGAGATTGCCCAAGCGAATATCGAGGTGAAGAAAGGCCGCGGACATCATAAACCCACGATTGTACGTTTACGGGACGAGGTTCAAGAGCTTGTTCGGCGTTGGATGGATTATGAAGAAAAGCTCAAGACCTTGGGAGACGGGCGAAACAGCTTTTCAAAAACAGATCCGGATGCAACGTTCATGCACATGAAGGAAGATCATATGCGCAACGGGCAGTTGAAGCCGGGATACAACGTGCAGTTTGCAGTCAATAGCGAATACATCACAGGAATCGGAGTTTTTTCGGCTAGAACGGATTATTCAACGCTTTCCATCCTGTTGAAAACCATGGAAGAATGGCAGAAGGCTATCTACAAAAGAGTCTGTTTGGATTCGGGTTATGAAAGCTTGCTCAACTACCGGCATCTGGCAGGGAACAAGCAGCTGGCATACATCAAGCCCAATAACTACGAAGCCATAAAAGAGAAAAAGTTCAAGGCGCAGATCGGACGCAGAGAGAACATGGCATATTACGAACCGGGGGACTATTTCCTGTGCAAAGCCGGAAGGATGCTGGTGCGGATTTCGACAACAACCGAAAAGGAAAAAGACGGTTCCCTGAAAGAATTGGCGCATTACCGCTGTGAGGATTGCTGTGCGTGTCCACATCGTGCGGCATGCTGTAAAGCCAAGGATCCCGAAAAGCAAAAGGAACTGGTTGTCTGCTGGGAAATGGAACATCTGCGCAAAGCTTCACTGGAACGAATCACATCAGAGGAAGGAAAACTGCTTCGGGTGAACCGCTCCATTCAGGCAGAAGGCAGCTTTGGTCAACTCAAGCATAACCGCAATTTCAAGCGCTTTTTGACCGGTGGTCATATCAAGGTGATGACGGAGCTATGCCTTCTTGCCCTCTCACAGAACATCCGTAAGCACATTTCCAAATGCAACGCCCAAAGGCAGAAAACGCATCTTCTGCGTCCCAAAGCGCTGCTGAAATTCTGA
- a CDS encoding IS3 family transposase: MKYRVIERFRNIYPIVTMCEVFEVSRSGYYAWRKKQEKTPKDQWLVDLIVECQQQCNQTYGIRRVRLWIQRKKRKNVNLKALLRVMRKTNLLAQIRRQRRYTQHQQNVYKYPNLLQRAFEQQRPNRFWSTDITYIPTPQGMLYMCAVIDLCGRMVLAYRIGGDMAASLVTQTIRDAMITEKVTDGLALHSDQGSQYTSEAYFDLSKEYHFQPSMSSPGCPYDNAAMENFFGTLKSECLYRAHYSTRAEVEELVAQYVHFYNFERINLKYGLTPYEIRSNAA; the protein is encoded by the coding sequence TTGAAATATCGAGTTATAGAACGTTTTCGCAACATTTATCCTATCGTCACAATGTGTGAAGTATTTGAAGTTTCCCGAAGTGGGTATTATGCTTGGCGTAAAAAGCAAGAAAAGACGCCGAAAGATCAGTGGTTGGTCGATCTGATTGTGGAATGTCAACAGCAGTGCAACCAGACCTACGGCATCCGCCGTGTTCGTCTCTGGATCCAGCGGAAGAAAAGAAAAAATGTAAATCTTAAAGCACTTCTGCGCGTCATGCGCAAGACCAATCTGCTTGCACAGATTCGGCGGCAAAGAAGATATACTCAACATCAGCAAAACGTGTACAAATACCCAAACCTATTGCAGCGTGCCTTTGAACAGCAACGGCCCAATCGTTTCTGGTCAACAGATATCACCTATATCCCCACACCACAGGGAATGCTGTATATGTGTGCGGTGATTGACCTTTGTGGTCGAATGGTGTTGGCCTATCGCATTGGTGGCGACATGGCCGCATCGCTGGTTACTCAGACGATCCGAGACGCTATGATAACAGAGAAGGTCACTGATGGACTCGCGCTCCACAGTGACCAAGGGTCTCAATACACCTCCGAAGCATACTTCGACCTAAGCAAAGAATATCACTTTCAACCCTCTATGTCCAGTCCCGGTTGTCCATACGACAATGCTGCTATGGAGAATTTCTTCGGAACGCTTAAATCGGAATGCCTTTATCGTGCCCATTATTCTACTCGCGCAGAGGTAGAGGAGTTGGTTGCACAATATGTCCACTTCTACAACTTCGAACGCATTAACCTGAAATACGGCCTTACTCCCTATGAAATCAGGAGCAACGCCGCGTAA
- a CDS encoding GNAT family N-acetyltransferase: protein MEIKWIQDADIKREIAAHILSLLPEWFGISESTAEYIRESAYMPFIALMEANTPIGFLSIKRTSPAAAEIYAMGIDPAHHRCGGGRLLMAACKQWCRSQGFSYLQVKTLDGSHPDPHYRHTRCFYAAMGFQPLECLSALWGEQSPCLLMVQYLDV, encoded by the coding sequence ATGGAAATCAAGTGGATACAGGATGCAGACATAAAACGCGAAATCGCAGCACACATCCTTTCTCTCCTGCCTGAGTGGTTCGGCATCTCAGAATCTACGGCTGAATACATTCGCGAAAGCGCGTACATGCCGTTTATCGCCCTGATGGAAGCAAACACGCCCATCGGATTCCTGTCCATCAAGCGCACCAGCCCTGCCGCTGCCGAAATCTACGCCATGGGCATCGACCCGGCTCATCACCGTTGTGGCGGCGGACGGCTGCTCATGGCGGCCTGCAAGCAATGGTGCAGATCGCAGGGATTTTCTTACCTGCAGGTCAAGACGCTGGACGGCTCCCATCCCGATCCCCACTATCGGCACACCCGGTGTTTCTACGCCGCCATGGGATTTCAGCCGCTGGAATGCCTCTCTGCGCTTTGGGGCGAGCAGTCCCCTTGCCTGCTCATGGTTCAATACCTCGACGTATGA
- a CDS encoding MFS transporter: MKTSTLWTRNFTTITLGTVISAIGGTAMGLALSLIVFDQTASTWLSGIFAAASLFPGTVLPILIAPYVDHCDRRRLIVRMDTLSGVLYLLFGFYLIRHPFSYAAYLTFSLVTGCIGSTYNLAYDALYPDLIPKGFAQKGYAVSSMIYPTVTAVVTPAASVLYGAYGIIPIVLTEGVLLLIAAIFESRIRIDFAVKRRESTPWKERLCAYGREISGGIRYVRKDRGIRSIYLYMTTTNACSQNVNLMAMAHFQSSTTLTTAMYALLISAETVGRMLGGLVHYVFKIPQERRYTLTVWVYRFYEICDGALLFLWYPLMLAARFLCGFMGVNTATLRTAAVQNYLPPDMRARVNALFSVLISGAMMLAQLCAGALGEVLPYRYVSLVFAGFSFLMIQALIVRNRADVEPIYNRPI, from the coding sequence TTGAAAACTTCTACGCTTTGGACGCGCAACTTTACCACCATCACGCTTGGAACGGTCATCAGCGCCATCGGGGGAACCGCTATGGGGTTGGCGCTCAGCCTTATCGTATTCGATCAGACTGCGTCTACATGGCTTTCAGGGATTTTTGCGGCGGCCTCGCTCTTTCCCGGAACGGTCCTCCCCATTCTGATCGCGCCGTACGTGGATCATTGCGACAGAAGGCGTCTGATCGTGCGCATGGATACGCTCAGCGGCGTGCTCTACCTTCTCTTTGGCTTTTATCTGATCCGCCACCCTTTTTCCTACGCCGCTTACCTCACGTTCAGCCTCGTCACCGGATGTATCGGTTCGACGTACAACCTGGCCTACGACGCGCTTTATCCCGATCTGATTCCCAAGGGGTTTGCGCAAAAGGGCTACGCGGTTTCTTCCATGATTTACCCGACCGTAACGGCCGTCGTCACCCCCGCAGCCTCCGTTCTGTACGGCGCATACGGCATCATTCCCATCGTCCTGACCGAGGGGGTGCTGCTGCTGATTGCCGCGATATTTGAAAGCCGCATCCGCATAGATTTTGCGGTAAAACGGCGAGAATCCACGCCCTGGAAGGAGCGGCTTTGCGCCTACGGCCGCGAGATCAGCGGCGGCATTCGATATGTGCGTAAGGATCGAGGCATCCGCAGCATTTATCTGTACATGACCACCACGAATGCGTGCAGTCAAAACGTCAATCTCATGGCTATGGCCCATTTTCAAAGCAGCACCACCCTCACGACCGCGATGTACGCCCTGCTCATATCGGCTGAAACCGTGGGTCGCATGCTGGGCGGCCTCGTGCATTACGTCTTTAAAATTCCGCAGGAACGCCGCTATACCCTGACGGTTTGGGTGTACCGCTTCTACGAAATATGTGATGGCGCGCTCCTGTTCCTATGGTATCCGCTGATGCTTGCCGCCCGCTTCCTGTGCGGTTTTATGGGCGTCAACACGGCGACGCTGCGAACCGCTGCCGTGCAAAATTATCTGCCGCCCGATATGCGAGCCCGCGTCAACGCACTTTTCAGCGTGCTCATCAGCGGAGCGATGATGCTCGCCCAGCTTTGCGCAGGCGCGCTCGGAGAGGTGCTTCCCTATCGCTATGTCTCGTTGGTGTTTGCGGGCTTTTCGTTCCTCATGATTCAAGCGCTTATCGTCAGAAACCGTGCGGACGTCGAACCGATTTACAACCGGCCGATCTGA